A genome region from Triticum aestivum cultivar Chinese Spring chromosome 2B, IWGSC CS RefSeq v2.1, whole genome shotgun sequence includes the following:
- the LOC123042073 gene encoding uncharacterized protein yields MRPPNQPPAAAAMERIYKPTSREPRLEDQRRERSELLKKIADSYDHVRKRLAMATAFKEETFVGAGLSVGLLDPATNIIYNTLTASDLCADETRGAPQHPDMAERSLAGLVAFLTSFFRYLADWEAVRYLLRADTDLVYAMRLVAHDRCLSSFQINSDTGRSVVRTALTCAALASKHMDPHHLVRAWLSPVGPLEEAVHAIQNDISNFTCVFNPLHHARKRPRMGMQPLNFAWKRALELHELSPTVVPYRPYNSMKFVLLQRIHAFYLKALALLPTSELRSSYHQSMLEAGHCYGPFDPVANIIINTIWYNTVSPPTKKLELDMISTNSLLRIEARSFYGFVSFLCTSGKKLYEAMRFLLISDCTLGDMSFSNPLAGFGDRNKICNAFRAAGVAAWHPDPVAQAEFISSCSYPFSSPTINAPLDSADVDRITRNMFQGLPTPGNSLRHQSVPMPKICRRVQCKIDQWMHEYTTVSKKVKAVLASYALASYGEPMYLHVICGVNHNVSGPEYCYDTGTPVSIYQHIHVNFLASRRDRNPELFFAELSNDEAEDGGGKVLCCPVNFPQPRQEEIRCLYCDYEGTKIVHPAMEEFPFKGRDVEFQKMVCGIDPYRDEASPYERQRYTNCTIIRSSSKALDWLGYVVDDWIFTDFDEEDDSDDCSTDESE; encoded by the exons ATGCGTCCCCCAAATCAaccgccggcggcagcggcgatggAGCGCATCTATAAGCCCACAAGCCGCGAACCGCGGCTCGAGGATCAACGTCGGGAGAGATCGGAGCTtctcaagaagatcgccgactcgtACGATCATGTCCGCAAGCGGCTCGCCATGGCCACGGCATTCAAGGAGGAGACCTTCGTCGGCGCCGGCCTCTCCGTCGGCCTTCTCGACCCGGCCACGAACATCATCTACAACACCCTCACCGCCTCCGACCTCTGCGCCGACGAGACCCGGGGTGCTCCCCAGCACCCGGACATGGCCGAGCGCTCCCTGGCCGGCCTCGTCGCCTTCCTCACCTCCTTCTTCCGCTACCTCGCGGATTGGGAGGCCGTGCGCTACCTGCTCCGCGCTGACACCGACCTCGTCTACGCGATGCGCCTCGTCGCGCACGACCGGTGTCTCTCCTCCTTCCAAATCAACTCTGACACCGGCAGGTCCGTCGTCCGCACCGCCCTCACCTGCGCGGCGCTGGCCTCGAAGCACATGGATCCCCACCACCTCGTCCGCGCCTGGCTGTCGCCGGTTGGCCCTCTGGAAGAAGCCGTCCACGCGATCCAGAATGACATCAGTAATTTCACCTGTGTATTCAACCCACTGCATCATGCTCGCAAGCGTCCTCGTATGGGAATGCAGCCCCTTAATTTCGCTTGGAAGCGCGCATTGGAGCTCCATGAGTTATCACCCACCGTCGTGCCGTATCGACCTTACAATTCCATGAAGTTTGTGCTCCTCCAGCGCATCCACGCCTTCTACCTGAAGGCACTTGCTCTGCTTCCGACGAGTGAGCTCCGGTCTTCCTACCACCAGAGCATGCTCGAGGCTGGCCACTGCTATGGCCCATTCGATCCCGtcgccaacatcatcatcaacacaaTCTGGTATAACACCGTCTCCCCGCCGACCAAAAAACTTGAGCTTGACATGATCAGTACCAATAGCCTGTTACGCATCGAGGCTCGCTCCTTCTATGGCTTTGTTTCTTTCCTCTGCACTTCGGGCAAGAAACTCTATGAAGCTATGCGCTTCTTGCTCATTTCTGATTGCACTCTGGGGGATATGAGCTTTTCGAACCCTTTGGCTGGCTTCGGGGATCGAAACAAAATTTGTAATGCCTTCAGGGCTGCCGGTGTGGCTGCTTGGCACCCTGACCCTGTCGCGCAAGCAGAGTTTATTTCCTCATGCAGTTATCCATTCTCAAGTCCGACGATTAATGCTCCACTCGACTCTGCTGATGTTGACCGCATTACCAGAAATATGTTTCAAGGGCTCCCTACCCCTGGCAATTCGCTGCGGCATCAATCTGTTCCCATGCCCAAGATCTGCCGTCGTGTTCAATGTAAAATTGACCAATGGATGCACGAGTATACAACAGTCTCTAAGAAAGTCAAAGCAGTGCTGGCCTCATATGCACTCGCCTCATACGGA GAACCCATGTATCTTCATGTTATTTGTGGCGTCAACCATAATGTGTCTGGCCCCGAGTACTGTTATGATACTGGCACACCCGTTTCCATATACCAGCACATTCATGTTAATTTTCTGGCAAGTCGAAGAGATAGAAATCCAGAACTCTTCTTTGCTGAACTTAGCAATGACGAGGCAGAGGATGGAGGTGGGAAGGTCTTGTGTTGTCCTGTGAATTTTCCACAACCACGACAAG AAGAGATCCGCTGTCTGTACTGCGATTACGAAGGCACCAAAATCGTGCACCCGGCTATGGAGGAATTCCCATTCAAAGGGCGCGACGTGGAGTTTCAGAAGATGGTGTGTGGAATAGATCCCTACAGAGATGAAGCATCTCCATACGAGCGGCAGCGCTACACCAACTGCACCATCATCAGGAGCTCGTCCAAGGCATTAGATTGGTTGGGATATGTGGTAGATGACTGGATCTTTACCGACTTTGACGAGGAAGATGACAGTGATGATTGTAGTACTGACGAATCTGAGTGA
- the LOC123042074 gene encoding protein SET DOMAIN GROUP 40: MEALLRWAAELGVSDSPSAPTTSTTTSSCLGRSLVVADFPAAGGRGFAAARDLRRGELVLRVPRAALLTSDRVMADDPRIASCVDAHRPRLSSIQRLIVCLLAEVGKGKSSGWYLYLSQLPTYYTILATFNNFEIEALQVDDAIWVAQKVLSAVRSEWEEATPLMRELDFKPKLLMFKTWLWAFATVSSRTLHVAWDDAGCLCPIGDLFNYAAPDDDTSSEEQDTEEAMKYQERNVMLEEIKLDSSSERMTDGGYEDSNAYCLYARKRYRKGEQVLLGYGTYTNLELLEHYGFLLDENPNEKTYIQLDSELCTMGTWPKDSLYIHPNGHPSFALLCALRLGSTPTNRRKSFSHQIYSGSMLSVENELEVLKRLGSKCVETLQQLPTTAELDGRLIHFLRRLQNSTNWRADVEQSSFGQEFVVFLRFHSLDLDCTQDQLPVRLLRSLERWELAVRWRCSYKIALTKCVLYCKCLINELSLQ, translated from the exons ATGGAGGCGCTCCTCCGGTGGGCGGCTGAGCTGGGCGTATCCGACTCCCCGTCCGCGCCCACCACATCTACCACGACCTCCTCCTGCCTCGGCCGCTCCCTCGTCGTCGCTGATTTCCCTGCCGCGGGCGG GAGGGGCTTCGCGGCGGCTCGGGACCTCCGGCGCGGCGAGCTGGTGTTGCGCGTGCCCCGCGCTGCCCTGCTCACCAGCGACCGCGTCATGGCGGACGACCCCAGGATTGCTTCCTGCGTAGATGCCCATCGCCCGCGCCTCTCTAGCATCCAG AGACTGATCGTATGCTTATTGGCTGAGGTGGGAAAGGGGAAGAGTTCTGGCTGGTACCTCTATTTGTCTCAGCTGCCTACCTACTACACAATCTTGGCTACCTTCAACAATTTTGAAATTGAAGCTCTCCAA GTTGATGATGCTATTTGGGTTGCACAAAAAGTTCTTTCTGCCGTAAGATCTGAGTGGGAAGAAGCAACACCGCTAATGAGAGAATTGGATTTTAAACCAAAACTTTTGATGTTTAAAACATGGCTCTGGGCTTTTGCAACG GTATCTTCACGGACGTTGCATGTAGCATGGGATGATGCTGGTTGCCTATGTCCGATAGGTGATTTATTTAATTATGCTGCTCCTGATGATGATACTTCGTCTGAAGAGCAAGATACAGAAGAAGCCATGAAGTACCAGGAGAGAAATGTTATGTTGGAAGAGATAAAGTTGGATAGTTCATCGGAAAGGATGACAGATGGGGGATATGAAGATTCTAATGCCTACTGTTTGTATGCCCGAAAAAGATATAGGAAAGGGGAGCAG GTACTTCTGGGGTACGGGACATACACAAACTTGGAACTTCTTGAACACTATGGTTTTCTTTTGGATGAGAACCCTAATGAGAAAACTTACATTCAGTTAGATTCGGAGTTATGTACTATGGGTACATGGCCAAAAGACTCCCTATATATTCACCCAAACGGGCATCCCTCATTTGCATTATTATGTGCATTAAGGCTAGGGTCAACTCCTACAAACCGTCGAAAGTCCTTTAGTCACCAGATCTACTCTGGATCAATGCTTTCTGTTGAAAATGAGCTGGAGGTTTTGAAACGGTTGGGCAGCAAATGTGTGGAAACTTTGCAGCAATTGCCTACGACTGCTGAGTTGGATGGGAGGCTGATCCATTTCCTACGCAGGCTACAGAACAGCACTAATTGGAGAGCAGATGTGGAGCAGTCGAGTTTCGGACAAGAATTTGTCGTGTTTCTCCGGTTTCATAGTCTGGACCTGGATTGTACCCAGGATCAGCTCCCAGTTCGACTCCTACGGTCTCTGGAGAGATGGGAATTAGCTGTCCGGTGGAGATGTAGCTACAAGATAGCTCTTACCAAGTGTGTTTTGTACTGTAAATGTTTGATTAATGAGCTTTCCTTGCAATAA